In one Rhea pennata isolate bPtePen1 chromosome 17, bPtePen1.pri, whole genome shotgun sequence genomic region, the following are encoded:
- the ASPHD2 gene encoding aspartate beta-hydroxylase domain-containing protein 2 codes for MVWVPLGATRTDRRALLHAPHHRCTNMSLEWLTDWSWSLDGLRDFIATGIQSFRDCDTSALAAVACLLVLFVWYCYHVGREQPRAYVTVNALMQGADANGLQNGYVYCHSPECVRCTHSDGLNQKLYHNLQEYAKRYSWSGMGRIHKGIREQGRYLNSRPSIQKPEVFFLPDLPTMPYFSRDAQKHDVELLERNFQTILCEFETLYKAFSNCSLPQGWKMNSTPSGEWFTFYLVNQGMCVPRNCRKCPRTYRLLGSLRTCIGNNVFGNACISMLSPGTVIAEHYGPTNIRIRCHLGLKTPSNCELVVGGEPQCWAEGRCLLFDDSFLHTAFHEGAPEEGPRVVFMVDLWHPNVAAAERQALDFIFAPGR; via the exons ATGGTGTGGGTGCCCCTGGGAGCCACAAGGACTGATCGCCGGGCCCTCCTGCACGCACCCCACCACCGCTGCACAAACATGTCTTTGGAGTGGCTGACGGACTGGAGCTGGTCCCTGGACGGACTCCGGGATTTTATCGCCACGGGCATCCAGTCTTTCCGGGACTGCGACACCAGCGCCCTCGCCGCCGTCGCCTGCCTCCTAGTCCTGTTTGTCTGGTACTGCTACCACGTGGGGCGGGAGCAGCCCCGCGCCTACGTCACTGTGAACGCCCTGATGCAGGGCGCCGACGCCAACGGCTTGCAGAACGGGTACGTGTACTGCCACTCGCCCGAGTGCGTGCGCTGCACGCACAGCGACGGCCTTAACCAGAAACTCTACCACAACCTGCAGGAGTACGCCAAGCGCTACTCCTGGTCCGGCATGGGCAGGATCCACAAGGGCATCCGAGAGCAGGGCCGCTACCTGAACAGCCGGCCGTCCATCCAGAAGCCAGAAGTCTTCTTCTTACCGGACTTACCAACCATGCCCTATTTCTCCCGGGACGCTCAAAAACATGATGTGGAGTTACTGGAGCGCAACTTCCAGACCATCCTGTGCGAGTTTGAGACCCTCTACAAGGCTTTCTCAAACTGCAGCCTCCCGCAAGGATGGAAAATGAACAGCACGCCCAGCGGGGAGTGGTTTACCTTTTACCTGGTGAACCAGGGCATGTGCGTGCCCAGGAACTGCAGGAAATGCCCACGGACGTACCGTTTGCTCGGGAGCCTTCGCACCTGCATTGGCAACAATGTCTTTGGGAACGCTTGCATCTCCATGCTGAGCCCCGGCACCGTCATTGCAGAGCACTACGGACCCACCAACATCCGCATCCGCTGCCACCTAG GCCTGAAGACTCCCAGCAACTGCGAGCTTGTGGTGGGAGGCGAACCTCAGTGCTGGGCTGAGGGCCGGTGCCTGCTCTTTGATGACTCTTTCCTGCACACTGCGTTTCATGAAG GTGCCCCGGAGGAGGGCCCCCGCGTGGTCTTCATGGTGGATCTGTGGCACCCCAATGTTGCAGCTGCTGAGCGCCAAGCCCTAGATTTTATCTTTGCTCCAGGACGATGA